In the genome of Halobacterium noricense, one region contains:
- a CDS encoding sulfurtransferase TusA family protein codes for MDADETLDATGLSCPMPVVETKQATDDLVVGDVLEVRATDPGSVSDLAGWADGTAGVELLDQTEDGDVYTHYVRRTER; via the coding sequence ATGGATGCAGACGAAACCCTCGACGCGACCGGACTGAGCTGCCCGATGCCAGTGGTCGAGACCAAACAGGCGACCGACGACCTCGTGGTCGGCGACGTCCTCGAAGTGCGCGCGACTGACCCCGGGAGCGTCAGCGACCTCGCCGGGTGGGCCGACGGCACCGCCGGCGTCGAACTCCTCGACCAGACCGAGGACGGCGACGTCTACACGCACTACGTCCGCCGGACGGAACGATGA
- a CDS encoding permease, whose amino-acid sequence MSVVDTLAEGLRLGGEMFWETWWALVLGFTIAGAVETFVSEERMSRVLGGSGLRELGLGTLFGAASSSCSFGAVATTKSLFKKGASPIASLAAFQFASTNLVIELGLVMWILLGWEFVLADYAAGLLLIVLLAAVFQYVVPEEWFAAARDHVQSAEGVRDPVCGMDVDPTSDDVVTLDVDGGTEYFCSESCKRTYQEEQQVESLHPSLATKRGWRLAAKNAVGEWQMLWTDIVAGFLVAGLIGAFVPRSWWTTLFDVGAQGSFSWVAASAIIGVTVGVVTFVCSVGNVPFAVILWSNGIAFGGVMSFIFADLIVPTITDAYRRYYGLRMAAVLFVGIFVTAVVSGIVIHYAWYGLGLVPTAGEAGGTAPSGYTRYLNAAFTLVFLAELYLMYGTSADEEAEGAHAH is encoded by the coding sequence ATGAGCGTCGTCGACACGCTCGCCGAGGGACTCCGACTCGGCGGGGAGATGTTCTGGGAGACGTGGTGGGCGCTCGTGCTCGGGTTCACCATCGCGGGTGCCGTCGAGACGTTCGTCAGCGAGGAGCGGATGTCCCGGGTGCTCGGCGGGTCCGGCCTCCGCGAGCTCGGCCTCGGCACGCTGTTCGGCGCGGCGTCGTCGTCGTGTTCGTTCGGCGCGGTCGCGACGACGAAGAGCCTCTTCAAGAAGGGCGCGTCGCCGATAGCGAGCCTGGCGGCGTTCCAGTTCGCGTCCACGAACCTCGTCATCGAGCTCGGGCTCGTGATGTGGATTCTGCTCGGCTGGGAGTTCGTGCTCGCGGACTACGCCGCCGGCCTGTTGCTCATCGTCCTGCTCGCCGCCGTCTTCCAGTACGTCGTGCCCGAAGAGTGGTTCGCGGCCGCCCGCGACCACGTCCAGTCCGCGGAGGGCGTCCGCGACCCCGTCTGCGGGATGGACGTCGACCCGACCAGCGACGACGTCGTCACGCTGGACGTCGACGGCGGCACCGAGTACTTCTGCTCGGAGTCCTGCAAACGAACCTACCAGGAGGAACAGCAGGTCGAGTCGCTCCACCCGAGTCTCGCGACGAAGCGCGGGTGGCGACTCGCCGCGAAGAACGCGGTCGGCGAGTGGCAGATGCTGTGGACGGACATCGTCGCCGGCTTCCTGGTCGCGGGGCTCATCGGCGCGTTCGTGCCGCGCTCGTGGTGGACGACGCTGTTCGATGTCGGCGCGCAGGGGTCGTTCTCGTGGGTCGCCGCGAGCGCGATAATCGGCGTCACGGTCGGCGTCGTGACGTTCGTCTGCTCGGTCGGGAACGTCCCGTTCGCGGTCATCCTCTGGAGCAACGGCATCGCGTTCGGCGGCGTGATGAGCTTCATCTTCGCGGACCTCATCGTTCCCACCATCACCGACGCCTACCGGCGGTACTACGGGCTGCGGATGGCGGCGGTACTGTTCGTCGGCATCTTCGTGACGGCCGTCGTCTCCGGCATCGTCATCCACTACGCCTGGTACGGCCTCGGGCTCGTCCCAACGGCGGGTGAAGCCGGCGGCACCGCGCCGTCGGGATACACGCGATACCTGAACGCGGCGTTCACGCTGGTGTTCCTCGCGGAACTCTACCTGATGTACGGCACGAGCGCCGACGAAGAAGCCGAGGGAGCGCACGCGCACTGA
- a CDS encoding YeeE/YedE family protein, with protein sequence MTGALVAADLFPRGIAQYLVGGVFVGLGAAIIYFGTGIIAGASTFLESTLSYVSDVPRFERAKYVRSRDWRVVFTVGIVAGAAVYTLVSGSGAWTTDVQWWRLLGGGVLVGIGTRVGKGCTSGHGVCGVGSLSDASLVNVVTFLGVAIGTAQLVQAVGVSP encoded by the coding sequence ATGACGGGCGCACTCGTCGCCGCCGACCTGTTCCCGCGCGGCATCGCGCAGTACCTCGTCGGCGGCGTGTTCGTCGGGCTGGGGGCCGCCATCATCTACTTCGGCACCGGCATCATCGCGGGCGCGAGCACGTTCCTCGAATCCACGCTGTCGTACGTCTCGGACGTCCCGCGGTTCGAACGCGCGAAGTACGTGCGCTCGCGGGACTGGCGGGTCGTGTTCACCGTCGGCATCGTCGCTGGCGCCGCCGTCTACACGCTCGTCTCCGGGAGCGGCGCGTGGACGACGGACGTCCAGTGGTGGCGGCTGCTCGGCGGTGGCGTACTCGTCGGTATCGGTACGCGCGTCGGAAAGGGCTGTACGTCGGGCCACGGCGTCTGCGGCGTCGGGTCGCTCTCCGATGCCTCGCTCGTGAACGTCGTGACGTTCCTCGGCGTCGCTATTGGAACGGCGCAACTGGTGCAGGCTGTGGGGGTGTCGCCGTGA
- a CDS encoding ABC transporter permease — protein MSWPAIARKDFHDAARSKALWALTALFVLFMAGVAYVYTLLQSGGQGGGELETLGLIFFLLSPVTLLIPLTALVMSHKAIAGEVESGSAKFLLSLPHTRRDAIVGKVVGRGAVLGVSVVVGLVVAAVVTVALYDSFDALAFLGFSALTVLLAVLYTAIGVGLSATTQDSGRATIVAAAFFVVFEVAWGAIPAGVHYLLEGTFGPGLNSTPPEWYLLLNRIPPSSAFTNAVLQFLPGNSTIVAQLFPQNPPIYLSKWAALATMFAWLVVVPALGYYVFERADL, from the coding sequence ATGAGCTGGCCGGCAATCGCGCGCAAGGACTTCCACGACGCCGCGCGCTCGAAGGCGCTGTGGGCGCTCACCGCGCTGTTCGTGCTGTTCATGGCCGGCGTCGCGTACGTCTACACGCTCCTCCAGAGCGGCGGCCAGGGCGGTGGGGAGTTGGAGACGCTCGGGCTCATCTTCTTCCTGCTCAGCCCGGTGACGCTGCTCATCCCGTTGACCGCGCTCGTGATGTCGCACAAGGCCATCGCCGGCGAAGTCGAATCCGGGAGCGCGAAGTTCCTGCTGTCGCTACCCCACACCCGCCGGGACGCCATCGTCGGGAAAGTCGTGGGCCGCGGCGCGGTGCTCGGCGTCTCCGTCGTCGTCGGGCTCGTCGTGGCGGCGGTCGTCACGGTCGCGCTCTACGACAGCTTCGACGCGCTGGCGTTCCTCGGCTTCTCGGCGCTCACGGTGCTGCTCGCCGTGCTGTACACTGCCATCGGTGTCGGGCTCTCCGCGACCACGCAGGACTCCGGGCGCGCCACCATCGTCGCCGCCGCGTTCTTCGTCGTCTTCGAGGTCGCGTGGGGAGCCATCCCCGCGGGCGTCCACTACCTGCTCGAGGGCACGTTCGGTCCCGGACTCAACAGTACGCCCCCCGAGTGGTACCTCCTATTGAACCGCATCCCGCCGTCGTCGGCGTTCACGAACGCCGTCCTCCAGTTCCTCCCCGGCAACAGCACCATCGTCGCCCAGCTGTTCCCACAGAACCCGCCCATCTACCTCTCGAAGTGGGCCGCGCTCGCGACGATGTTCGCGTGGCTCGTCGTCGTGCCCGCGCTCGGCTACTACGTCTTCGAGCGCGCGGACCTCTAG
- a CDS encoding IMP cyclohydrolase: MYVGRFVVVGPDVAAYRVSSRSFPNRQVVEREEALTVAPTPDAPETDNPYVSYNCYRTAAGHAVVGNGSHVDPIAEKLELGYPARDALAASLLALDYEKDDYDTPRIAGVLTPDGDAFVGTVRKDALLVEAVDEPTLVATYEKDSPEPIGFEADTASEAAAEAYSAAFEHAVCAVGVVRDDDGYATAIENGPEN, from the coding sequence ATGTACGTCGGACGGTTCGTCGTCGTCGGTCCGGACGTGGCAGCGTATCGAGTGTCCTCGCGGTCGTTCCCGAACCGCCAGGTAGTCGAGCGCGAGGAGGCGTTGACGGTCGCGCCAACGCCGGACGCGCCAGAGACGGACAACCCCTACGTGTCGTACAACTGCTACCGGACGGCGGCGGGGCACGCGGTCGTCGGGAACGGCAGCCACGTCGACCCGATTGCGGAGAAACTCGAACTCGGCTATCCGGCGCGGGACGCGCTCGCGGCGTCGCTGCTCGCGCTCGACTACGAGAAAGACGACTACGACACGCCCCGTATCGCAGGTGTGCTGACGCCCGACGGTGACGCGTTCGTCGGGACCGTGCGGAAGGACGCGCTGCTCGTCGAGGCGGTCGACGAGCCGACGCTCGTCGCGACCTACGAGAAGGACAGCCCCGAGCCAATCGGCTTCGAGGCCGACACCGCGAGCGAGGCGGCCGCAGAGGCGTACAGTGCGGCGTTCGAGCACGCGGTCTGTGCGGTCGGCGTCGTGCGCGACGACGACGGGTACGCGACGGCAATCGAGAACGGGCCGGAGAACTAA
- a CDS encoding DUF6691 family protein, producing MLAVVLLGGIVFGFGLALSGMAKPEVVLDFLQLDDLGLVFVMGGAAVVSGLSFFVATRYLDRAPVTGTRYGRRLKDLDRNVVVGGAVFGVGWGISGICPGAAYASLGIGNLPILWGVAGMFLGAYAQGYWRSRD from the coding sequence GTGCTGGCCGTCGTCCTGCTTGGCGGGATCGTGTTCGGGTTCGGGCTGGCGCTCAGCGGGATGGCGAAACCCGAGGTCGTCCTCGACTTCCTCCAGTTGGATGACCTCGGGCTCGTCTTCGTGATGGGCGGCGCGGCCGTCGTCTCCGGGCTGTCCTTTTTCGTCGCGACGCGGTACCTCGACCGTGCGCCGGTGACGGGGACGAGATACGGCCGGCGGCTGAAAGACCTCGACCGGAACGTCGTCGTCGGCGGTGCGGTGTTCGGCGTCGGCTGGGGGATTTCAGGCATCTGCCCGGGCGCGGCGTACGCCAGCCTCGGCATCGGCAACCTCCCGATTCTGTGGGGCGTCGCGGGGATGTTCCTCGGGGCGTACGCGCAGGGGTACTGGCGGAGCCGCGACTGA
- a CDS encoding DUF2270 domain-containing protein: MADDTSDPTDGEAQTATGQEAVATDPELGVGLFEADMGPSSALAHVYRGEIHRMKFWRERLDRTTNWAVVVMAAVLTWAFSGRSNPHYLLLVGIVALGAFLGVEARRYRGYDIWRSRVRTLQENVVAAGLAPDETSPDADWRERLARDYREPTIKVSAEEAIAHRLRRIYLPLSTVLLVAWVVRVTAFSPASWPASAAIGSLPGVAVTAAVAVTYGTAVAVACRPRAWHARGELREESLRKHD; the protein is encoded by the coding sequence ATGGCTGACGACACTTCGGACCCAACTGACGGCGAAGCGCAGACCGCGACCGGTCAGGAAGCGGTCGCCACGGACCCCGAACTCGGCGTGGGACTGTTCGAGGCCGACATGGGCCCCAGTTCCGCGCTCGCGCACGTCTACCGCGGGGAAATCCACCGCATGAAGTTCTGGCGCGAGCGCCTCGACCGCACCACGAACTGGGCGGTCGTCGTGATGGCGGCGGTCCTCACGTGGGCGTTCTCCGGGCGCTCGAACCCTCACTACCTCCTGCTCGTCGGTATCGTCGCGCTCGGCGCGTTCCTCGGCGTGGAGGCGCGCCGCTACCGCGGCTACGACATCTGGCGGAGCCGCGTCCGCACGCTCCAGGAGAACGTCGTCGCCGCCGGCCTCGCGCCCGACGAGACGTCGCCGGACGCCGACTGGCGCGAGCGCCTCGCCCGCGACTACCGCGAACCCACCATCAAGGTCTCCGCGGAGGAGGCGATTGCCCACCGCCTGCGTCGCATCTACCTGCCGCTGTCGACGGTGTTGCTCGTGGCGTGGGTAGTGCGCGTCACCGCGTTCTCCCCGGCGTCGTGGCCGGCTAGTGCCGCCATCGGCTCGCTGCCCGGCGTCGCCGTGACCGCTGCCGTCGCCGTGACGTACGGAACTGCGGTCGCCGTCGCGTGCCGGCCGCGCGCGTGGCACGCGCGCGGCGAACTCCGCGAGGAATCCCTCCGCAAGCACGACTGA
- a CDS encoding ABC transporter ATP-binding protein has protein sequence MAAIELAGVTKRYGDVTALHDLDLQVQSGEIYGFLGPNGAGKSTTIDILLDFVRPTSGTATVLGHDAHDESLAIRQRIGVLPEGFHVYERLTARQHLEFAIESKDADDDVEALLERVGIPEAADRKAGGFSKGMQQRLALAIALVGEPDLLILDEPSTGLDPNGAREMREIITEEANRGATIFFSSHILEQVEAVCDRVGILQQGELVAQDTIRGLREAAGTGSTLTVTVEELTPDVVEAVEGVPGVTSIDTDRDVLTVSADDASKTDILDAIEAAGGEVVDFATREASLDDVFAAYTNGREEEVSA, from the coding sequence ATGGCAGCAATCGAACTCGCCGGCGTCACCAAGCGATACGGTGACGTCACCGCCCTCCACGACCTCGACCTCCAGGTCCAGTCCGGGGAGATATACGGCTTCCTCGGGCCGAACGGTGCCGGGAAGTCCACCACCATCGACATCCTTCTGGACTTCGTGCGCCCCACCTCCGGCACCGCGACCGTGCTCGGCCACGACGCCCACGACGAGTCGCTGGCCATCCGCCAGCGCATCGGCGTCCTCCCAGAGGGGTTCCACGTCTACGAACGCCTTACGGCCCGCCAGCACCTCGAATTCGCTATTGAGTCGAAGGACGCCGACGACGACGTCGAGGCCCTGCTGGAGCGCGTCGGCATTCCGGAGGCCGCCGACCGGAAGGCCGGCGGCTTCTCGAAAGGGATGCAGCAGCGGCTCGCGCTCGCCATCGCGCTCGTCGGCGAGCCCGACCTCCTCATCCTCGACGAGCCCTCGACGGGGCTGGACCCGAACGGCGCGCGCGAGATGCGCGAAATCATCACTGAGGAGGCCAACCGCGGCGCGACCATCTTCTTCTCCAGTCACATCCTCGAACAGGTCGAAGCCGTTTGTGACCGCGTCGGCATCCTCCAGCAGGGCGAACTCGTCGCCCAGGACACCATCCGCGGGCTCCGGGAGGCCGCCGGCACGGGCTCGACGCTGACGGTCACCGTCGAGGAACTCACGCCCGACGTCGTCGAAGCCGTCGAGGGCGTCCCCGGCGTCACGAGCATCGACACCGACCGCGACGTGCTCACCGTAAGCGCCGACGACGCGTCCAAGACCGACATCCTCGACGCCATCGAGGCCGCCGGCGGGGAAGTCGTCGACTTCGCCACCCGCGAGGCGTCGCTTGACGACGTGTTCGCGGCGTACACGAACGGCCGCGAGGAGGAGGTGTCGGCATGA
- a CDS encoding metallophosphoesterase family protein has product MKVGVVSDIHSNLVALEAVLDDLPDVDALVCAGDVVGYNPWPAECVDALRERDVPTVMGNHDRMVATDRNFGGNGMAQAGVRHAKRELNDVQRGWVERLPRERTLFDGRVKVVHDHPEVQDRYTYPEAFGPHLLGDEAVLILGHTHVQHHERYDEGTVLNPGSVGQPRDRDPRAAYAVLDVEAATVEEHRVGYDVARVAEAIRESGLPDATAERLADGR; this is encoded by the coding sequence ATGAAGGTCGGCGTCGTCTCGGACATTCATTCGAATCTTGTCGCGCTGGAGGCGGTCCTCGACGACCTGCCGGACGTGGACGCGCTCGTCTGCGCCGGCGACGTCGTCGGCTACAACCCGTGGCCCGCGGAGTGCGTGGACGCGCTCCGCGAGCGCGACGTGCCGACCGTGATGGGGAACCACGACCGAATGGTGGCGACCGACCGGAACTTCGGCGGGAACGGGATGGCGCAAGCAGGCGTCCGGCACGCCAAGCGGGAGTTGAACGACGTCCAGCGCGGCTGGGTCGAACGGCTCCCCCGCGAGCGCACGCTGTTCGACGGGCGTGTGAAGGTCGTCCACGACCACCCCGAGGTGCAGGACCGCTACACGTACCCGGAGGCGTTCGGCCCACACCTGCTCGGCGACGAGGCCGTCCTGATTCTCGGGCACACGCACGTCCAGCACCACGAACGCTACGACGAGGGCACCGTTCTGAACCCGGGGAGCGTCGGACAGCCCCGGGACCGCGACCCGCGCGCGGCGTACGCGGTGCTGGACGTGGAAGCTGCGACGGTCGAAGAACATCGCGTCGGGTACGACGTTGCCCGGGTAGCGGAGGCGATACGAGAATCGGGGTTGCCGGACGCGACCGCCGAGCGACTCGCGGACGGCCGATAG
- a CDS encoding helix-turn-helix domain-containing protein: MPDSMRGYLQRDIECEALLECFHGLRDLDRRVFGLLVETGEPLTVDELSDRIDRERSTAYRSVQRLMDAGLVEKRQVNYDHGGYYHVYEPADPDEIADEMQRMLNDWYAKMGQLIGEFRGEYAHVEAADTDAEPETAAPPADQ, encoded by the coding sequence ATGCCAGATTCGATGCGCGGCTACCTCCAGCGGGACATAGAGTGCGAGGCGCTTCTGGAGTGCTTCCACGGTCTCCGCGACCTCGACCGGCGCGTGTTCGGGCTGCTCGTCGAGACCGGCGAGCCACTGACCGTCGACGAACTCAGCGACCGCATCGACCGCGAGCGCTCGACGGCCTACCGGTCGGTCCAGCGGCTGATGGACGCCGGCCTCGTCGAGAAGCGCCAGGTGAACTACGACCACGGCGGCTACTACCACGTCTACGAGCCCGCCGACCCCGACGAAATCGCCGACGAGATGCAACGCATGCTCAACGACTGGTACGCGAAGATGGGGCAACTCATCGGCGAATTCCGCGGGGAGTACGCGCACGTCGAAGCGGCCGACACGGACGCCGAACCCGAGACCGCGGCGCCGCCCGCCGACCAGTAA
- a CDS encoding Yip1 family protein, producing the protein MLRDALHALRTLLFDPRSFFGTHPPERSLGSAALVVVAVAAVTTVVFVAIGEYMAAQIDATVTVTTMEPWPESTCQSFAEMNGSLPEPCTIDEPRTGQVSVGAKLRDAIYGRIPVIFFGTLLGWVLVAVALHAVGAFTGSRGSFTATLAVTGWATPAQLVQTVLGAVGLVFLLSGVDFASDPELLADQLRRLTNTTGTAIGVLGALVGSAWQVYIWTHGLRESHDATLGSAAAASGIVAVLLFVLSLA; encoded by the coding sequence ATGCTTCGGGACGCCCTCCACGCCCTGCGGACGCTGCTGTTCGACCCGCGCTCGTTTTTCGGGACGCACCCGCCCGAGCGGTCGCTGGGCAGCGCCGCGCTGGTCGTCGTCGCGGTCGCCGCGGTCACGACCGTCGTGTTCGTCGCCATCGGCGAGTACATGGCCGCCCAAATCGACGCCACCGTCACGGTCACGACGATGGAGCCGTGGCCGGAATCGACGTGCCAGTCGTTCGCGGAGATGAACGGCTCGCTACCCGAACCCTGTACTATCGACGAACCCCGGACCGGGCAGGTCTCGGTCGGCGCGAAGCTCCGGGACGCGATATACGGACGCATCCCCGTGATTTTCTTCGGCACTCTACTGGGCTGGGTGCTGGTCGCCGTCGCGCTGCACGCAGTCGGCGCGTTCACCGGGAGCCGCGGCTCGTTCACCGCGACGCTGGCGGTCACCGGCTGGGCGACGCCGGCCCAACTCGTCCAGACCGTGCTCGGCGCGGTCGGCCTCGTCTTCCTGCTGTCGGGCGTCGACTTCGCCAGCGACCCGGAGCTGCTGGCCGACCAGCTCCGGCGGCTCACGAACACGACTGGCACCGCCATCGGCGTGCTCGGCGCGCTCGTCGGCAGTGCGTGGCAAGTGTACATCTGGACGCACGGCCTCCGCGAGAGCCACGACGCCACGCTCGGCAGCGCGGCCGCCGCGTCCGGTATCGTCGCCGTCCTGCTGTTCGTGCTCTCGCTGGCCTGA
- a CDS encoding DsrE/DsrF/DrsH-like family protein has protein sequence MSAESAEPTREELAARVADLEARLDDADDDQPKLSIVATKGTLDMAYPPLILATTAAAFDWDVTVFHTFWGLDVLHEERADSLELSAVGNPNLPVPNAVAALPGMDRVTTRMLERKLDANGTASVADLLETGIEMGVEFQACQMTIDLLDYDADDFYDGVTVGVGAATALRDMADADVQLLV, from the coding sequence ATGAGCGCGGAATCAGCCGAACCGACGCGCGAGGAACTCGCGGCGCGCGTCGCCGACCTCGAAGCCCGCCTCGACGATGCCGACGACGACCAGCCGAAACTGAGCATCGTCGCCACGAAGGGCACGCTCGACATGGCGTACCCGCCGCTCATCCTCGCAACTACGGCCGCCGCCTTCGACTGGGACGTCACCGTCTTCCACACGTTCTGGGGGCTGGACGTCCTCCACGAGGAGCGCGCCGACAGCCTCGAACTGAGCGCCGTCGGCAACCCCAACCTCCCGGTTCCCAACGCCGTCGCGGCGCTGCCCGGGATGGACCGCGTGACCACGCGCATGCTGGAACGCAAACTCGACGCCAACGGCACTGCTTCGGTCGCCGACCTCCTCGAAACGGGCATCGAGATGGGCGTGGAGTTCCAGGCCTGCCAGATGACTATTGACCTGCTGGACTACGACGCCGACGACTTCTACGACGGCGTCACCGTCGGCGTCGGCGCCGCCACCGCGCTCCGGGACATGGCCGACGCGGACGTCCAGCTGCTCGTCTGA
- a CDS encoding aspartate kinase: MRVVAKFGGTSLGSGDRIERAADSIADAVAAGHELAVVASAMGNTTDELLDDITFDADDADRAEIVSMGERTSVRMLKAALAARGVNAVFLEPGRDDWPVVANDRGEVDVEETKKRVEALADDLDEVVPVITGFLAEDHEGNVTTLGRGGSDTTAVMLGRYANADEVVIVTDVEGVMTGDPHVVEGARNVGEITVDELRNLSFRGAEVVAPSALSFKDDNLDVRVIHYQHGDLLSGGTKIEGQFENMIDMRDTPLACLTVAGRAIRNRPGIMSTLSTALHDSDINVDAVASGMDSMTFYVDEDVAERAENVLHSEVIEVGELSSVTVRDEVAVIRVLGGELPNQPGVLRRIVDPIAEAGINVIDIISSATSMAVFVDWDDREKTLDIVQDHFRS, from the coding sequence ATGCGCGTAGTCGCGAAGTTCGGCGGCACTAGTCTCGGGAGCGGCGACCGCATCGAGCGGGCCGCCGACTCCATCGCGGACGCGGTCGCTGCCGGCCACGAACTGGCGGTCGTCGCGTCGGCGATGGGGAACACGACCGACGAACTCCTCGACGACATCACGTTCGACGCCGACGACGCCGACCGCGCGGAAATCGTCTCGATGGGCGAACGCACGTCGGTGCGGATGCTGAAGGCGGCGCTGGCCGCCCGCGGCGTCAACGCTGTGTTCCTCGAACCCGGCCGCGATGACTGGCCGGTCGTCGCCAACGACCGCGGCGAGGTCGACGTCGAGGAGACGAAAAAGCGCGTCGAGGCACTCGCCGACGACCTCGACGAGGTCGTCCCCGTCATCACGGGCTTCCTCGCCGAGGACCACGAGGGCAACGTGACGACGCTCGGCCGCGGTGGCAGCGACACCACGGCCGTGATGCTCGGCCGGTACGCAAACGCCGACGAGGTCGTCATCGTCACCGACGTCGAGGGCGTCATGACTGGCGACCCCCACGTCGTCGAAGGCGCGCGCAACGTCGGCGAAATCACCGTCGACGAACTCCGCAACCTCTCCTTCCGCGGTGCCGAGGTGGTCGCGCCCTCTGCCCTCTCGTTCAAGGATGACAACCTCGACGTCCGCGTCATCCACTACCAGCACGGCGACCTGCTCTCGGGCGGCACGAAAATCGAGGGTCAGTTCGAGAACATGATCGACATGCGGGACACGCCGCTGGCGTGTCTCACCGTCGCTGGGCGCGCCATCCGCAACCGCCCCGGCATCATGTCGACGCTGTCGACGGCGCTCCACGACAGCGACATCAACGTCGACGCGGTCGCCTCCGGCATGGACTCGATGACGTTCTACGTCGACGAGGACGTCGCCGAGCGCGCCGAGAACGTCCTCCACAGCGAGGTCATCGAGGTCGGCGAACTCTCCTCGGTCACCGTCCGCGACGAGGTCGCGGTCATCCGCGTCCTCGGCGGCGAGCTCCCGAACCAGCCGGGCGTCCTCCGGCGCATCGTCGACCCCATCGCCGAAGCCGGCATCAACGTCATCGACATCATCTCCAGCGCCACCTCCATGGCCGTCTTCGTCGACTGGGACGACCGCGAGAAGACGCTAGACATCGTTCAGGACCACTTCAGGTCGTAG
- a CDS encoding MBL fold metallo-hydrolase, producing MQPEDFPATDAIPDSVAPSELKSRIDAGEDVFVLDVRAASNYQEWHIDSGVESLNVPYFEFLDGIPEDSLAALPDDRTVTVVCAKGASSEFVVGRLLNAGYDAEQLANGMRGWARVYESHEVRTNGDATVVQYRRPSSGCLAYLVASNGEGAVIDPLRAFTDAYVEDARERGVDITYALDTHIHADHVSGVRELAAATGATAILPEVAVARGVDYDAPFETVADGDELTVGNATVEAIHTPGHTTGMTAYRVDDVLFTGDGLFTGSVARPDLEDPDAARDAAETLYDTLHERVLAHDPDTLVAPAHYGDGAVRREDDTYTARLDGVVDRVDALSLDREAFVAFVTTDMPPQPANHEDIVATNLGERAPGDDEAFTLELGPNNCAASGEAAE from the coding sequence ATGCAACCCGAAGACTTCCCGGCGACCGACGCGATCCCCGACAGCGTCGCGCCGAGCGAACTGAAATCCCGCATCGACGCCGGCGAAGACGTCTTCGTCCTCGACGTGCGCGCGGCGAGCAACTACCAGGAGTGGCACATCGACAGTGGCGTCGAGTCGCTGAACGTCCCGTACTTCGAGTTCCTCGACGGCATCCCCGAGGACAGCCTTGCAGCACTGCCCGACGACCGCACGGTCACGGTGGTCTGCGCGAAGGGCGCGTCCAGCGAGTTCGTCGTGGGCCGCCTGCTCAACGCGGGCTACGACGCCGAACAGCTCGCCAACGGCATGCGCGGCTGGGCGCGGGTCTACGAGTCCCACGAAGTCAGGACGAACGGCGATGCGACAGTCGTGCAGTACCGACGTCCGTCCAGCGGCTGTCTCGCGTACCTCGTCGCCTCGAACGGCGAGGGCGCAGTCATCGACCCGCTACGCGCGTTCACCGACGCGTACGTCGAGGACGCTCGCGAGCGCGGCGTCGACATCACCTACGCGCTCGACACGCACATTCACGCCGACCACGTCTCGGGTGTCCGGGAACTCGCCGCGGCGACCGGCGCGACGGCAATCCTCCCCGAAGTGGCCGTCGCGCGCGGCGTCGACTACGACGCACCCTTTGAAACTGTCGCGGACGGCGACGAACTGACGGTCGGCAACGCGACCGTCGAGGCCATTCACACGCCCGGCCACACGACCGGGATGACGGCGTACCGCGTCGACGACGTCCTGTTCACGGGCGACGGCCTGTTCACCGGGAGCGTCGCGCGCCCCGACCTCGAAGACCCCGACGCCGCCCGCGACGCCGCCGAAACGCTGTACGACACGCTCCACGAACGCGTACTCGCACACGACCCCGACACGCTCGTTGCGCCCGCACACTACGGCGACGGCGCGGTGCGGCGCGAGGACGACACGTACACCGCGCGACTCGACGGGGTTGTCGACCGCGTGGACGCGCTCTCGCTGGACCGCGAGGCGTTCGTGGCGTTCGTCACCACCGACATGCCGCCGCAACCCGCGAACCACGAGGACATCGTCGCGACGAACCTCGGCGAGCGCGCGCCCGGCGACGACGAGGCGTTCACGCTCGAACTCGGGCCGAACAACTGCGCGGCCAGCGGGGAGGCGGCCGAGTAG